In Archocentrus centrarchus isolate MPI-CPG fArcCen1 chromosome 16, fArcCen1, whole genome shotgun sequence, a single window of DNA contains:
- the septin7b gene encoding septin 7b: MAQQKNLEGYVGFASLPNQVYRKSVKRGFEFTLMVVGESGLGKSTLINSLFLTDLYSAEYPGPSHRIKKTVQVEQSKVLIKEGGVQLLLTIVDTPGFGDAVDNSNCWQPIIDHIDSKFEDYLNSESRVNRRQMPDSRIHCCLYFIAPSGHGLKPLDIEFMKRLHEKVNVIPLIAKADTLTPEECQQFKKQIMREIQEHKIKIYEFPETDDEEENRLVKKIKDKLPLAVVGSNTIIEVNGKRVRGRQYPWGVAEVENSDHCDFTILRDMLIRTHMQDLKDVTNNVHYENYRSRKLAAVTYNGVDNNKTKGQLSTKIDTVEGMSPLAQMEEERREHVAKMKKMEMEMEQVFEMKVKEKVQKLKDSEAELQRRHEQMKKNLEAQHKELEEKRRVFEEERANWEAQQRLQQQQMEATRTLEKNKKKGKIF, translated from the exons ATGG CT CAACAGAAGAACCTGGAAGGATATGTCGGCTTTGCAAGCCTCCCCAACCAAGTGTACAGGAAGTCTGTCAAGAGGGGCTTTGAGTTCACCCTGATGGTCGTGG gTGAATCTGGACTGGGCAAGTCCACGCTGATCAACTCGCTGTTCCTAACAGACCTGTATTCAGCAGAGTATCCTGGACCGTCACACAGAATCAAAAAGACTGTGCAG GTGGAGCAGTCCAAAGTTTTAATAAAGGAAGGCGGcgtccagctgctgctcacaATAGTTGACACCCCAGGGTTTGGAGATGCTGTCGACAACAGCAACTG CTGGCAGCCAATCATTGACCACATAGACAGCAAGTTTGAAGACTACCTGAACTCAGAATCGCGGGTGAATAGACGACAGATGCCCGACAGCCGAATCCACTGCTGCCTGTACTTCATTGCCCCTTCAGGACATGG actgaagcccCTGGACATTGAGTtcatgaaacggttgcatgagaAAGTCAATGTCATCCCCCTGATCGCCAAAGCAGACACTCTCACCCCCGAGGAATGCCAACAGTTCAAGAAGCAG ATCATGCGGGAAATCCAAGAGCACAAAATAAAGATTTACGAGTTTCCTGAGACAGATGATGAAGAAGAGAACAGACTGGTGAAGAAGATAAAG gacaagTTGCCGCTGGCTGTAGTAGGAAGCAACACCATCATTGAGGTGAACGGTAAAAGGGTCAGAGGGAGACAGTACCCCTGGGGGGTTGCAGAAG TTGAAAACAGTGACCACTGCGACTTCACCATCCTCAGGGATATGCTCATCAG AACTCACATGCAGGACCTGAAGGACGTGACAAACAACGTCCATTATGAAAACTACCGCAGCAGGAAGCTGGCCGCTGTCACCTACAATGGAGTGGACAACAACAAGACTAAAGGACAACTGTCCACCAA aattGACACAGTTGAAGGAAT GAGTCCTCTGGCccagatggaggaggagaggcgAGAGCATGTGGCTAAGATGAAGAagatggagatggagatggagCAGGTGTTCGAGATGAAAGTCAAGGAAAAAGTGCAGAAGCTCAAAGACTCTGAAGCAGAG CTTCAGCGGCGTCATGAGCAGATGAAGAAGAACCTGGAGGCTCAGCACAAAGAGTTAGAAGAGAAGAGACGCGTGTTCGAGGAGGAGAGGGCAAACTGGGAGGCCCAGCagcgcctgcagcagcagcagatggaggCCACAAG GAccctggagaaaaacaaaaagaaaggaaagatcTTTTAA